One Apostichopus japonicus isolate 1M-3 chromosome 7, ASM3797524v1, whole genome shotgun sequence genomic region harbors:
- the LOC139969454 gene encoding uncharacterized protein isoform X1, producing the protein MTSTYLLGVAFFIATALPTNYSASSLRCPEELLVEEGSIQVVNCSLTTSSLTDLYWYVGASTSSFPIAQLVSGVKYVWSVQHYDVSDDGSLIIKSVGLNQTGPYTILHFMEDDETEQDTVLVTLIGNARVIDVNVQEPCPLIDQCTSCEDCVIQATEDLILLTCTIISPTTEKISPVWTYNNGSIIQGRIHEERLSDNSWNASVSLDIQSLNCGLTVLLCSSSIRGHENALRDAKVNVTFATCDDLEIPNDGSAPILIVTCVIAIVIIVTTTFLISLFCSRRCKENTKNEDRNEDEDLKEIDPLIDRFLKSQLKIETPKGERKEMSAACFFDSDEWKNTNRILFVGDLLAGEKAIAKQANLMCSQGSIDETLFVVDIKKPDFEADFNKEIYKQLPPNSKYSLDEVHDMILFQKCFLIIDGGGELLELPKPPDSKGDTIADGLTIFDVLFRNINNRLRVWVTSIPSDSSYHFSNYTKIYL; encoded by the exons ATGACGTCAACTTATCTTTTGGGAGTTGCATTTTTCATTGCAACTGCTTTACCGACAAACTATTCAG CGTCGTCACTTAGATGTCCAGAAGAACTGTTAGTTGAAGAAGGGAGCATCCAAGTTGTCAACTGTTCACTCACAACGTCTTCACTTACAGACCTATACTGGTACGTAGGAGCGAGTACGAGCTCATTCCCCATAGCGCAATTGGTATCTGGTGTCAAATACGTTTGGTCAGTGCAACATTACGATGTCAGCGACGATGGTTCACTTATCATCAAGAGCGTTGGTCTTAATCAGACAGGTCCTTACACCATCTTACACTTTATGGAAGATGACGAGACGGAACAAGATACCGTGCTTGTAACTCTTATAGGTAATGCTCGTGTTATAGACGTAAATGTGCAAG AGCCTTGTCCATTGATAGACCAGTGTACCTCATGTGAAGATTGTGTAATACAAGCGACTGAAGATCTAATATTGCTCACGTGCACTATCATCAGTCCAACCACAGAGAAAATATCACCAGTATGGACTTACAACAATGGAAGTATAATTCAAGGTCGAATACACGAAGAGCGACTGTCGGATAATTCGTGGAACGCCAGTGTCAGTTTGGACATTCAAAGCTTGAACTGTGGATTAACAGTTTTGCTATGCTCCAGTTCTATAAGAGGACATGAAAATGCACTAAGAGATGCTAAAGTAAATGTAACGTTTG CTACATGTGATGACTTAGAAATACCTAATGATGGAAGTGCACCGATTCTCATTGTGACGTGCGTCATTGCAATCGTGATAATTGTTACTACGACTTTTCTAATTTCACTGTTTTGCA GTCGCCGTTGCAAAGAAAACACGAAGAATGAAGATAgaaatgaagatgaagat CTTAAGGAAATCGATCCCTTGATCGACCGGTTCTTGAAGTCACAGTTAAAAATTGAAACTCCTAAAGGAGAACGGAAAGAGATGTCCGCTGCATGTTTTTTCGATTCTGATGAGTGGAAGAACACGAACCGTATTCTTTTTGTTGGGGATCTTTTAGCTGGAGAAAAGGCGATTGCTAAACAGGCAAATTTGATGTGCTCTCAAGGGAGCATCGACGAAACCCTGTTTgttgttgatataaagaaaCCTGATTTCGAAGCAGattttaataaagaaatttaTAAACAATTACCTCCAAACAGCAAGTACTCTCTAGATGAAGTACATGACATGATattgtttcaaaagtgtttCTTGATAATTGATGGTGGCGGTGAACTGTTGGAGCTACCAAAGCCTCCTGATTCGAAAGGAGACACCATTGCAGATGGATTGACTATATTTGATGTTTTATTTAGAAATATAAATAATCGTTTAAGAGTTTGGGTTACTTCTATACCTTCAGATTCTAGTTATCATTTCAGTAATTATACGAAAATATACTTGTAG
- the LOC139969454 gene encoding uncharacterized protein isoform X2, with protein MTSTYLLGVAFFIATALPTNYSASSLRCPEELLVEEGSIQVVNCSLTTSSLTDLYWYVGASTSSFPIAQLVSGVKYVWSVQHYDVSDDGSLIIKSVGLNQTGPYTILHFMEDDETEQDTVLVTLIEPCPLIDQCTSCEDCVIQATEDLILLTCTIISPTTEKISPVWTYNNGSIIQGRIHEERLSDNSWNASVSLDIQSLNCGLTVLLCSSSIRGHENALRDAKVNVTFATCDDLEIPNDGSAPILIVTCVIAIVIIVTTTFLISLFCSRRCKENTKNEDRNEDEDLKEIDPLIDRFLKSQLKIETPKGERKEMSAACFFDSDEWKNTNRILFVGDLLAGEKAIAKQANLMCSQGSIDETLFVVDIKKPDFEADFNKEIYKQLPPNSKYSLDEVHDMILFQKCFLIIDGGGELLELPKPPDSKGDTIADGLTIFDVLFRNINNRLRVWVTSIPSDSSYHFSNYTKIYL; from the exons ATGACGTCAACTTATCTTTTGGGAGTTGCATTTTTCATTGCAACTGCTTTACCGACAAACTATTCAG CGTCGTCACTTAGATGTCCAGAAGAACTGTTAGTTGAAGAAGGGAGCATCCAAGTTGTCAACTGTTCACTCACAACGTCTTCACTTACAGACCTATACTGGTACGTAGGAGCGAGTACGAGCTCATTCCCCATAGCGCAATTGGTATCTGGTGTCAAATACGTTTGGTCAGTGCAACATTACGATGTCAGCGACGATGGTTCACTTATCATCAAGAGCGTTGGTCTTAATCAGACAGGTCCTTACACCATCTTACACTTTATGGAAGATGACGAGACGGAACAAGATACCGTGCTTGTAACTCTTATAG AGCCTTGTCCATTGATAGACCAGTGTACCTCATGTGAAGATTGTGTAATACAAGCGACTGAAGATCTAATATTGCTCACGTGCACTATCATCAGTCCAACCACAGAGAAAATATCACCAGTATGGACTTACAACAATGGAAGTATAATTCAAGGTCGAATACACGAAGAGCGACTGTCGGATAATTCGTGGAACGCCAGTGTCAGTTTGGACATTCAAAGCTTGAACTGTGGATTAACAGTTTTGCTATGCTCCAGTTCTATAAGAGGACATGAAAATGCACTAAGAGATGCTAAAGTAAATGTAACGTTTG CTACATGTGATGACTTAGAAATACCTAATGATGGAAGTGCACCGATTCTCATTGTGACGTGCGTCATTGCAATCGTGATAATTGTTACTACGACTTTTCTAATTTCACTGTTTTGCA GTCGCCGTTGCAAAGAAAACACGAAGAATGAAGATAgaaatgaagatgaagat CTTAAGGAAATCGATCCCTTGATCGACCGGTTCTTGAAGTCACAGTTAAAAATTGAAACTCCTAAAGGAGAACGGAAAGAGATGTCCGCTGCATGTTTTTTCGATTCTGATGAGTGGAAGAACACGAACCGTATTCTTTTTGTTGGGGATCTTTTAGCTGGAGAAAAGGCGATTGCTAAACAGGCAAATTTGATGTGCTCTCAAGGGAGCATCGACGAAACCCTGTTTgttgttgatataaagaaaCCTGATTTCGAAGCAGattttaataaagaaatttaTAAACAATTACCTCCAAACAGCAAGTACTCTCTAGATGAAGTACATGACATGATattgtttcaaaagtgtttCTTGATAATTGATGGTGGCGGTGAACTGTTGGAGCTACCAAAGCCTCCTGATTCGAAAGGAGACACCATTGCAGATGGATTGACTATATTTGATGTTTTATTTAGAAATATAAATAATCGTTTAAGAGTTTGGGTTACTTCTATACCTTCAGATTCTAGTTATCATTTCAGTAATTATACGAAAATATACTTGTAG
- the LOC139970176 gene encoding uncharacterized protein — protein MAAFRYSTVCNILGLLFLFERAFLQDLTTCQLTAESTGDEIECPVHLNTLVCLVCPVKKTTENITWRENTKTVFRTSVPKWPIGGISMGSCNYTLWSLNVEMQGNQPSERNFSCSYNRNAGGKFLFKVKAVIPIGTTPNSIRNSKDQVTSSKQPSSYTIIQSTII, from the exons ATGGCAGCCTTCAGGTACTCCACTGTGTGCAACATCTTGGGCTTACTTTTCCTATTTGAAAGAG CCTTTCTGCAAGATTTGACTACATGTCAATTGACTGCAGAGTCTACAGGAGATGAGATTGAATGCCCCGTACACCTAAACACACTAGTGTGTCTGGTTTGCCCAGTAAAGAAGACGACTGAAAACATTACTTGGAGAGAAAATACGAAGACTGTTTTCAGGACCTCGGTACCAAAATGGCCAATTGGAGGGATTTCAATGGGAAGTTGCAACTATACGTTATGGTCTCTAAATGTTGAAATGCAGGGTAATCAACCTAGTGAAAGGAATTTCTCCTGTTCTTACAATCGTAACGCCGGAGGCAAATTTCTCTTTAAAGTTAAAG CTGTGATACCAATTGGCACCACACCGAATAGCATCAGAAATTCGAAGGATCAAGTCACCTCATCAA AACAACCTTCATCTTATACAATCATTCAGTCTACCATCATCTAA